A DNA window from Ensifer sp. WSM1721 contains the following coding sequences:
- a CDS encoding threonine/serine dehydratase: MTMRNYPTIQDIREARERLKPHVRHTPLLRADKIEKAAGCQLYLKPETLQITGAFKIRGALNKALSLSSEEIANGIIATSSGNHAQGLAYAARMLGVKAILVVPVTTPKIKIENTKALGAEVILFDGDTAARWKRVYEIAEENKYAAVHAFEDPIVMAGQGTIGCEILEDLDDVDTVIVPVGGGGLISGIATAIKETKPSVRVIGAEPALTPKYFHSRINKERTSLPLKNTIADGLRISVPGQNPYPIIEKYVDEIVLVEDEHIIAGMRALAKDAKLIAEPAASIGVGALLAGSIDVKSDEKVCAVLSGGNWDLCDLAEIYKIAE; this comes from the coding sequence ATGACTATGCGCAACTACCCGACCATTCAGGACATCCGTGAAGCCCGGGAACGGCTGAAACCGCACGTCAGGCACACGCCGCTATTGCGTGCGGACAAAATCGAGAAAGCCGCTGGCTGTCAGCTTTATCTCAAACCTGAAACCCTGCAGATTACTGGCGCCTTCAAAATCCGCGGCGCCCTGAACAAGGCTCTCTCGCTCTCGAGCGAAGAGATCGCAAACGGCATTATCGCGACGTCGTCGGGCAATCATGCCCAAGGGCTTGCCTATGCCGCCAGGATGCTGGGCGTAAAAGCGATATTGGTCGTTCCGGTGACCACGCCCAAAATCAAGATCGAAAACACAAAGGCCCTCGGGGCAGAAGTCATTCTTTTCGATGGCGACACCGCCGCCAGATGGAAAAGGGTGTATGAAATTGCTGAAGAAAACAAATACGCGGCTGTTCACGCTTTTGAGGACCCCATCGTGATGGCCGGTCAGGGAACGATCGGGTGTGAAATACTGGAGGACCTGGACGATGTAGATACGGTCATCGTTCCGGTAGGCGGTGGAGGCCTAATCTCGGGAATTGCTACCGCCATCAAAGAAACGAAACCATCGGTGCGCGTTATCGGCGCAGAGCCTGCCTTGACACCGAAGTATTTTCACAGCCGGATCAACAAGGAGCGCACATCGCTTCCCTTGAAGAACACCATTGCTGATGGCTTGAGGATAAGCGTTCCGGGTCAAAACCCCTATCCGATCATCGAAAAATATGTGGACGAGATTGTTCTTGTTGAAGACGAGCACATCATCGCCGGAATGCGTGCTCTTGCCAAGGATGCGAAATTGATCGCTGAACCGGCCGCCTCGATTGGCGTCGGAGCACTGTTGGCGGGCAGCATAGACGTCAAGAGCGATGAAAAAGTCTGTGCGGTGTTGTCTGGCGGGAACTGGGACTTATGCGACCTTGCTGAGATATACAAGATCGCTGAGTAA
- a CDS encoding FAD-binding oxidoreductase has product MPAPLKLVDTTPELPDAADAVVIGGGIVGVFAAYYLARRGLKVALVEKGRIGAEQSSRNWGWCRQQNRDARELPMATKSLDLWERFAAESGEDTGFRRCGLLYLSNSEEELAGWARWGDFARTVGVTTHMLDSAQATERGRATGRPWKGGVFSPTDGTADPASAAPAVARAILKLGGTVHQSCAARGIETEGGRLSGVVTEHGTIRTRTAILAGGAWASSFCRQLGIRFPQAAIRSSILAVSPGAIGLPDALHTAAVSVTRRADGGYTLAISGRGRVDPTPQQLRFSPQFLPMFVKRWRSLAPGGLEGFRSGHETLGRWRLDAPTPMERMRILDPAVDKATIRLTHSRALDLLPPLKKTSIAAAWAGYIDSTPDGVPGIGEIAAIPGFILAAGFSGHGFGIGPGAGHLIADIVTGGEPIVDPRPYHPDRFQRSAWGKVADF; this is encoded by the coding sequence ATGCCCGCACCGCTGAAACTCGTCGACACAACGCCGGAGCTGCCCGACGCCGCCGATGCCGTAGTGATCGGCGGCGGCATCGTCGGCGTGTTTGCGGCCTATTACCTTGCCCGCCGCGGATTGAAGGTCGCCCTTGTCGAGAAGGGACGGATCGGCGCCGAGCAGTCGAGTCGCAACTGGGGTTGGTGCCGCCAGCAGAACCGCGACGCCCGCGAATTGCCGATGGCGACGAAGAGCCTCGATCTTTGGGAGCGGTTCGCCGCCGAGAGCGGCGAGGATACCGGTTTCCGCCGCTGCGGGTTGCTCTACCTCAGCAATAGCGAAGAGGAACTGGCTGGCTGGGCACGCTGGGGCGATTTCGCCCGGACCGTCGGCGTCACCACCCACATGCTGGACAGCGCCCAGGCGACCGAGCGCGGCCGCGCAACCGGGAGGCCATGGAAGGGGGGCGTCTTTTCGCCGACCGACGGCACCGCCGATCCGGCAAGTGCGGCACCCGCCGTCGCACGCGCGATCCTGAAGCTCGGCGGCACCGTGCACCAGTCCTGCGCCGCCCGCGGCATAGAGACAGAAGGCGGTCGCCTGTCCGGTGTCGTCACCGAGCATGGCACCATTCGCACGAGAACGGCGATCCTTGCAGGCGGCGCCTGGGCCTCCTCCTTCTGCCGCCAGCTCGGCATCCGCTTTCCCCAGGCCGCGATCCGCTCGTCGATTCTTGCCGTCTCGCCGGGCGCCATCGGTCTTCCGGATGCGCTGCATACGGCCGCTGTTTCGGTGACGCGCCGTGCCGATGGCGGCTACACGCTCGCCATCAGCGGCCGCGGCCGCGTCGACCCGACGCCGCAGCAACTCAGGTTCTCTCCGCAGTTTCTGCCGATGTTCGTCAAACGCTGGCGCAGCCTGGCGCCGGGCGGGCTTGAGGGCTTCCGCTCCGGCCATGAGACCTTGGGCCGCTGGCGACTGGACGCCCCCACGCCGATGGAACGCATGCGCATCCTTGATCCGGCGGTCGATAAGGCCACCATTCGCCTCACCCATTCGCGCGCGCTCGACCTCCTGCCTCCCCTGAAGAAGACCAGCATCGCCGCCGCATGGGCGGGCTATATCGACAGCACGCCGGACGGGGTCCCGGGCATCGGCGAAATCGCCGCCATACCGGGCTTCATCCTCGCCGCCGGCTTCAGCGGGCACGGCTTCGGTATCGGTCCGGGCGCCGGCCACTTGATTGCAGACATCGTCACCGGTGGCGAGCCGATCGTCGATCCCCGCCCCTACCATCCGGACCGCTTCCAAAGATCTGCCTGGGGTAAGGTCGCTGACTTTTAG
- a CDS encoding SMI1/KNR4 family protein: MKNIQSDGPLMEDTFDPRVLDWYRQFSRETLEINSDPNLFVPVREEEIQKFEEEFGRILPTPYLAFLRQIGWGRLTGDINGQDTLDYENCFLDPASIAEIMRRTSIEWQIYPDFIREDEVPFFSLGNNSVLVFRRGAGTSVYFPYLEQRFAASFGDFISRLRRDCMFYRQLL, translated from the coding sequence ATGAAGAATATCCAAAGCGACGGGCCATTGATGGAAGACACTTTCGACCCGCGAGTTCTTGATTGGTATCGGCAGTTCTCGCGTGAGACCCTTGAGATAAATTCAGATCCCAATCTTTTCGTGCCGGTCCGCGAAGAGGAAATCCAAAAGTTTGAGGAGGAATTCGGCAGGATCCTCCCGACTCCGTATCTCGCTTTTTTGCGCCAGATCGGGTGGGGTCGCTTGACGGGTGATATCAATGGACAGGATACGCTCGATTACGAGAATTGTTTTTTGGACCCAGCGTCCATAGCGGAGATAATGCGTCGCACCTCGATTGAATGGCAGATTTATCCCGACTTTATTAGGGAAGACGAAGTGCCTTTCTTCAGCTTAGGGAACAATTCGGTGCTGGTCTTCCGGCGAGGAGCCGGTACCAGCGTCTATTTCCCCTACCTCGAGCAACGCTTTGCCGCTAGTTTTGGTGACTTCATTTCTCGGCTGCGGAGAGACTGCATGTTCTATAGGCAGCTCCTGTAG
- a CDS encoding ornithine cyclodeaminase family protein, whose protein sequence is MKTLLLKKDEVRRLIGTTEVIGAVEEAYKAFNSDQVEQPDYIGIDLPSPRGEIDFKLGYYKAKEVISMKASSGGFIDNPTAHGVPNGMATILLFDARSGALICVMDGSLILGLRTGAAGAVSVKALARKNARTIASIGTGNQARMQIRAVNEIMKIEEIHAWDNHRDTLSKYKTDIESEYGIPVIMANSKKEAVEQADILITTTRGKGSLVEADWVKPGTHIVAIGTDQRGKQELDPEIFRNAKVVVDSIAQCAEKGETWHPLNKNIIAKDDIHGEIGEVLLGRKPGRESDDEVTIFDSTGMAIQDNTTASKIYQNAIANNVGTFFQFFE, encoded by the coding sequence ATGAAGACGCTGCTGCTTAAGAAGGATGAGGTAAGGCGGCTGATCGGCACGACGGAAGTCATCGGCGCGGTGGAAGAGGCATACAAGGCCTTTAACAGCGATCAGGTGGAACAACCTGACTATATAGGGATAGATCTCCCGTCGCCTCGTGGCGAGATTGACTTCAAGCTTGGTTACTACAAAGCCAAGGAAGTGATCTCCATGAAAGCCTCTTCTGGAGGGTTCATTGATAACCCGACAGCACACGGCGTGCCCAATGGCATGGCGACCATTCTCCTGTTTGATGCCAGGAGCGGTGCGTTGATTTGCGTTATGGATGGAAGTTTGATCCTTGGTCTCAGAACCGGGGCGGCTGGAGCCGTTTCCGTCAAAGCCCTGGCGAGGAAGAACGCCAGGACGATCGCATCGATCGGGACAGGAAATCAGGCAAGAATGCAAATCCGGGCAGTCAACGAGATCATGAAGATCGAAGAGATCCATGCATGGGACAATCACCGGGATACGCTTTCCAAATACAAGACGGATATCGAAAGCGAGTATGGCATTCCTGTAATCATGGCCAACTCCAAAAAAGAAGCCGTTGAGCAGGCCGATATCCTGATTACGACGACCCGCGGGAAAGGGTCGCTTGTGGAAGCGGATTGGGTGAAGCCCGGTACGCACATTGTGGCAATCGGCACGGATCAACGCGGCAAACAGGAGCTGGATCCGGAGATCTTCAGGAACGCTAAAGTAGTCGTCGATTCGATCGCGCAGTGCGCCGAAAAGGGCGAGACCTGGCACCCGCTGAATAAAAACATCATCGCCAAAGACGACATCCATGGCGAAATCGGCGAGGTATTGTTGGGAAGGAAGCCGGGGCGAGAAAGTGATGACGAAGTCACGATTTTCGATTCCACAGGCATGGCCATACAAGACAATACGACAGCCAGCAAAATCTATCAGAACGCAATAGCCAATAACGTCGGCACTTTCTTTCAGTTTTTTGAGTAA
- a CDS encoding Lrp/AsnC family transcriptional regulator, translating into MKLDRIDIKILYELQKNGRITNVELAELVNLSPSPCLMRVKKLQSEGYIEGYSAQINVSKLGQTLTVFTEITLKNHRQIDFARFLAAIEKVDQVIECHLVSGGYDYLLKFVTAGIGEYQTIMERLTDMDVGIDKYFSFVVLKSPIVKAHMPLTSLFRV; encoded by the coding sequence ATGAAACTCGACCGGATCGACATCAAGATTCTATACGAACTGCAGAAGAATGGCCGCATCACCAATGTGGAACTCGCCGAGCTGGTCAATCTATCGCCGAGCCCTTGCCTGATGCGGGTGAAGAAACTGCAGTCGGAGGGCTATATCGAGGGCTATTCGGCGCAGATCAACGTCAGCAAGCTCGGGCAGACCCTGACGGTCTTCACCGAGATCACCTTAAAGAACCACCGCCAGATCGACTTCGCCCGCTTCCTTGCGGCGATAGAGAAGGTCGACCAGGTGATCGAATGCCATCTGGTGTCCGGCGGCTACGACTATCTCCTGAAATTCGTCACGGCCGGCATCGGCGAATACCAGACGATCATGGAGCGCCTCACCGACATGGACGTGGGCATCGACAAATATTTCAGCTTCGTCGTGCTCAAGTCGCCGATCGTCAAGGCGCACATGCCGCTGACCAGCCTGTTTCGGGTTTAG
- a CDS encoding ABC transporter permease: MTTSSTSTTSARTSGTRLGYRFNLIGMIGLAVILFWALVAIFAPLIIPYPVGEIVDLDYFGPMSADFWLGSDYLGRDMLSRILMGARYTVGISLAAVTIACFSGVVLGMIAAVAGGWLDTLLSRFLDALNSIPSKLFGLVVVAAVGSSIPVLILTLSVIYIPGAYRFARALAVNINTMDFITVARIRGESTLYLIRSEILPNIIGPVLADLGIRFVFIVLLLSGLSFLGLGVQPPYADWGALVRENIGGLPFGAPAVMFPSLAIASLTISVNLLIDNLPQKIRDRSE; the protein is encoded by the coding sequence ATGACTACTTCGAGCACTTCGACGACTTCCGCCCGAACATCCGGAACCCGGCTTGGCTACCGCTTCAACCTCATCGGCATGATCGGCCTTGCGGTCATCCTTTTCTGGGCGCTCGTTGCGATCTTCGCGCCGCTGATCATCCCCTATCCGGTCGGCGAGATCGTCGATCTCGATTACTTCGGCCCGATGAGCGCAGACTTCTGGCTCGGCTCCGACTATCTCGGCCGCGACATGCTCTCGCGCATCCTGATGGGTGCCCGCTACACGGTCGGCATCTCGCTCGCAGCGGTGACGATCGCCTGTTTCTCCGGCGTAGTCCTCGGCATGATCGCGGCGGTCGCCGGCGGCTGGCTCGACACGCTCTTGAGCCGCTTCCTCGACGCCCTCAATTCGATCCCGAGCAAGCTCTTCGGCCTCGTCGTGGTCGCCGCCGTCGGCTCCTCGATTCCGGTGCTGATCCTCACGCTTTCGGTGATATACATCCCAGGCGCCTACCGCTTCGCCCGCGCGCTCGCCGTCAACATCAATACGATGGACTTCATCACGGTGGCGCGTATCCGCGGCGAGAGCACGCTTTATCTCATCCGCTCGGAGATTCTGCCGAACATCATCGGCCCGGTGCTCGCCGACCTCGGGATCCGCTTCGTCTTCATCGTCCTCTTGCTCTCCGGCCTCTCCTTCCTCGGCCTCGGCGTCCAGCCGCCCTATGCGGACTGGGGCGCGCTCGTTCGCGAGAACATCGGCGGCCTGCCCTTCGGCGCGCCGGCGGTCATGTTCCCGTCGCTCGCCATTGCCAGCCTCACGATCAGCGTCAACCTGCTGATCGACAACTTGCCGCAGAAGATCCGCGATCGGAGCGAATGA
- a CDS encoding ABC transporter ATP-binding protein, which translates to MANLVEIRDLKVEATTDSGRRVEIIKGVSLDIADGEIVALIGESGSGKTTIALTLMGYARPGCRIAGGSVSMAGRDMITLSEKQRARVRGTEVTYVPQSAAAAFNPAATIMDQVIEVTRIHGLMSPDEARARAVELFRALSLPEPETIGSRYPHQVSGGQLQRLSAAMALIGDPKLVIFDEPTTALDVTTQIEVLRAFKSVMKKGDIAGVYVSHDLAVVAQIADRIVVLKGGEVQEVGTTEEILSNAKHPYTRELLSAFEPKPREGADPAETTPAPLLKIENLVAGYGPSQIDGLPLVRAVEDVSLKVEKGRNLGIIGESGCGKSTLARAIAGILPAAVGKIVFDGKELGRSARERTRDQLREMQIVFQYADTALNPAKSVEDILDRPLVFYHGMNAKARSVRIDELLDMVRLPRNLRHRRPAELSGGQKQRVNFARALAADPKLILCDEITSALDTVVAAAVIELLKELQRELGLSYIFISHDLSVVEAICDEIVVMYGGKKVEDITSAKVKAPHHPYSQLLFSSVPKLDPAWLDGLEQDPELVRAYCRR; encoded by the coding sequence ATGGCCAATCTCGTAGAAATCCGTGACCTCAAGGTCGAAGCCACCACCGATTCCGGCCGCCGCGTCGAAATCATCAAGGGCGTCAGCCTCGATATCGCCGATGGCGAGATCGTGGCGCTGATCGGCGAAAGCGGCTCTGGCAAGACGACGATTGCGCTGACGCTGATGGGATATGCGCGCCCGGGCTGCCGCATCGCCGGAGGCAGCGTCTCGATGGCCGGAAGGGATATGATAACCCTCAGCGAAAAACAGCGCGCGAGGGTGCGCGGCACCGAAGTCACCTATGTTCCACAATCCGCCGCCGCCGCATTCAACCCGGCTGCCACGATCATGGACCAAGTGATCGAGGTGACCCGCATCCACGGGCTCATGTCGCCGGACGAGGCGCGCGCCCGCGCCGTCGAACTCTTCCGGGCGTTGTCCCTACCCGAGCCCGAGACGATCGGAAGCCGCTATCCGCACCAGGTCTCCGGCGGCCAGTTGCAGCGTCTTTCCGCGGCCATGGCGCTTATCGGCGACCCGAAGCTCGTCATCTTCGACGAGCCGACCACGGCGCTCGACGTCACGACGCAGATCGAGGTGCTGCGCGCCTTCAAGTCGGTGATGAAGAAGGGCGACATCGCCGGCGTCTATGTCTCCCATGACCTCGCGGTGGTCGCCCAGATCGCCGACCGCATCGTCGTCTTGAAGGGCGGCGAAGTACAGGAGGTCGGCACCACCGAGGAAATCCTCTCGAACGCCAAGCACCCTTACACGCGCGAACTCCTCTCGGCCTTCGAACCAAAGCCCCGGGAGGGTGCCGACCCAGCTGAGACCACACCGGCTCCGCTTCTGAAGATTGAAAACCTGGTCGCGGGATACGGTCCGTCCCAGATCGATGGCTTGCCGCTCGTGCGCGCCGTCGAAGATGTGAGCCTCAAGGTGGAGAAGGGGCGCAACCTCGGCATCATCGGCGAGTCGGGTTGCGGCAAGTCGACGCTCGCCCGCGCCATTGCCGGCATATTGCCGGCTGCCGTCGGCAAGATCGTCTTCGACGGCAAGGAACTCGGCCGCAGCGCCCGCGAGCGCACGCGCGACCAGCTGCGCGAGATGCAGATCGTCTTTCAATATGCCGACACGGCGCTCAACCCCGCGAAGTCGGTCGAGGACATCCTGGATCGGCCGCTCGTGTTCTATCATGGCATGAACGCGAAGGCGCGCAGCGTCCGCATCGACGAGCTGCTCGACATGGTGCGCCTGCCCCGCAATCTGCGTCATCGCCGGCCCGCCGAGCTTTCCGGCGGCCAGAAGCAGCGTGTCAACTTCGCCCGGGCGCTTGCCGCCGATCCGAAGCTGATCCTTTGCGACGAGATCACCTCGGCGCTCGACACGGTGGTCGCCGCCGCCGTGATCGAACTGCTGAAGGAATTGCAGCGCGAGCTCGGTCTCTCCTATATCTTCATCAGCCACGACCTCTCCGTGGTGGAGGCGATCTGCGATGAGATCGTCGTGATGTATGGCGGCAAAAAGGTCGAGGACATCACTTCGGCCAAGGTCAAGGCGCCGCACCACCCCTATTCGCAGCTGCTCTTCTCGTCGGTGCCGAAGCTCGATCCCGCCTGGCTCGATGGCCTCGAGCAGGACCCGGAATTGGTACGGGCCTATTGCCGGCGGTAG